One window of the Rubrobacter aplysinae genome contains the following:
- a CDS encoding HAD family hydrolase produces the protein MRARETNRGGETGVISAILFDLDGTLLETEELKALSYARAAVELRPDAVKESEVLEAFRDLVGLSRGEVAESLMQSFGLEDAARERAEEVESSEEEPWEAYVRLRLRVYEELLEDPELLLEQRYQHNIDLLRGLRRKGYPVCLATMSHRYQVERVLEVLGLDGELDYVATVDDVSKGKPDPEIDLMVSREMGVPPEEFLVVEDSVAGVQAALAAGMAVVAVPTSLTGPKFRQTQVLENRWIAYEPGAVREVVSRRIEAADERALQTQQEEKEGI, from the coding sequence TTGCGCGCCCGGGAGACGAACCGGGGAGGGGAGACCGGTGTGATCTCGGCCATCCTCTTCGACCTGGACGGCACCCTGCTGGAGACCGAGGAGCTAAAGGCGCTCTCCTACGCCCGGGCCGCCGTCGAGCTCCGGCCGGATGCTGTGAAGGAGTCCGAGGTTCTGGAGGCTTTCAGGGACCTGGTGGGCCTCTCACGCGGCGAGGTGGCCGAGTCCCTGATGCAGAGCTTCGGCCTCGAAGACGCGGCGAGAGAGCGCGCCGAGGAGGTCGAAAGCTCCGAAGAGGAGCCGTGGGAGGCCTACGTCCGGCTGCGGCTGCGGGTGTACGAAGAGTTGCTGGAGGACCCCGAGCTTCTCCTGGAGCAGCGGTATCAGCACAACATAGACCTGCTGCGCGGGCTCCGGCGCAAGGGTTACCCGGTCTGCCTGGCCACGATGTCGCACCGCTATCAGGTGGAGCGCGTGCTGGAGGTGCTGGGGCTGGACGGAGAGCTCGACTACGTGGCCACCGTGGACGATGTGAGCAAGGGTAAGCCGGACCCGGAGATAGACCTCATGGTCTCGCGCGAGATGGGCGTGCCGCCGGAGGAGTTTCTGGTGGTGGAGGACTCCGTGGCCGGTGTACAGGCGGCGCTCGCCGCCGGGATGGCCGTCGTGGCCGTTCCCACCTCCCTGACGGGGCCGAAGTTCCGGCAGACGCAGGTGCTGGAGAACCGCTGGATAGCGTACGAGCCCGGGGCGGTTCGTGAGGTAGTGAGCCGTAGGATCGAGGCCGCCGACGAAAGAGCTCTACAAACGCAGCAAGAGGAGAAAGAAGGTATATAG
- a CDS encoding tRNA-binding protein — translation MGEIGFGDFEKVDIRVGRILEAEPFPEARKPAIKLRVDLGPELGYKRTSAQITANYSPGELPGKLVLAVVNFPPKRIAGFESEILVLGVPDESGGVVLISPDTDVPPGGRMH, via the coding sequence ATCGGGGAGATAGGTTTCGGGGATTTCGAGAAGGTGGACATCCGGGTCGGGCGCATCCTGGAGGCGGAGCCCTTTCCCGAGGCCCGTAAACCGGCCATAAAGCTGCGAGTAGACCTCGGCCCTGAGCTGGGCTACAAGAGGACCAGCGCCCAGATCACGGCAAACTACTCTCCCGGCGAGCTACCCGGCAAGCTCGTACTCGCGGTCGTGAACTTCCCGCCCAAGCGGATAGCAGGCTTCGAGAGCGAGATCCTCGTCCTCGGCGTGCCGGATGAGTCCGGCGGGGTGGTCCTGATCTCCCCCGATACGGACGTACCGCCCGGCGGCAGGATGCACTGA
- a CDS encoding D-alanyl-D-alanine carboxypeptidase family protein, protein MYKTLDLARASAFLLTLTLATALAIGGAVDRAEAQQSGPEVEAQSWAVADAGSGRVLASEKPDEQIKMASTAKVMTALVALESDADLDEQVVISQGAEEYVGNTYSNIGLISGESVEARDLLAASLIPSGTDADYALAEYVGGGSVEQFVQQMNQKAEELGLENTNFTNPTGIDEENNYSTASDLLKITSAAMEYDLFRKLVGQTQATIETKGMEDREIQVYTTNELLAQYPPATGVKTGTSGSAGYMLISSAEAQEESYIAAVLGADSQEAVTTSSENVLNYAFGNFEQRPLVKEGQVYSEKEIPFRGRSIDLTAADTISSTVEEGAEVERRVRGGELPPSAKKGDEVGQLEAIVDGESVGTTALIASKGYDEASFWQKTTGRVTGWVGGLFG, encoded by the coding sequence TTGTATAAGACGCTCGACCTAGCCAGGGCTTCGGCCTTTCTCCTGACGCTGACGCTCGCCACGGCTTTGGCGATTGGAGGAGCCGTGGACCGCGCCGAGGCGCAGCAGTCCGGTCCCGAGGTGGAGGCACAGTCCTGGGCGGTGGCCGACGCGGGCTCCGGGCGGGTACTCGCCAGCGAGAAGCCGGACGAGCAGATAAAGATGGCTTCGACCGCGAAGGTGATGACCGCCCTCGTTGCGCTTGAGAGCGACGCGGACCTGGACGAGCAGGTCGTGATCTCTCAGGGCGCAGAGGAGTACGTGGGCAACACCTACAGCAACATAGGCCTCATAAGCGGCGAGAGCGTGGAGGCCCGGGATCTCCTGGCGGCCTCGCTCATCCCCTCGGGCACCGACGCCGACTACGCCCTCGCCGAGTACGTCGGGGGCGGCAGCGTCGAGCAGTTCGTGCAGCAGATGAATCAGAAGGCCGAAGAGCTCGGCCTGGAGAACACCAACTTCACCAACCCCACCGGCATAGACGAGGAGAACAACTACTCTACCGCGTCCGACCTGCTCAAGATCACGAGCGCCGCGATGGAGTACGACCTGTTCCGCAAGCTCGTGGGCCAGACCCAGGCCACCATCGAGACCAAGGGCATGGAGGACCGGGAGATCCAGGTCTACACCACGAACGAGCTGCTCGCCCAGTACCCGCCCGCCACCGGCGTCAAGACCGGCACCTCGGGCAGCGCGGGCTACATGCTGATCTCCTCGGCGGAGGCCCAGGAGGAGTCGTACATCGCCGCCGTGCTCGGCGCGGACTCCCAGGAAGCCGTTACCACCTCCTCGGAGAACGTCCTGAACTACGCCTTCGGCAACTTCGAGCAGCGGCCGCTCGTTAAAGAGGGCCAGGTCTACTCAGAGAAGGAGATCCCGTTCCGGGGCCGCTCGATAGACCTCACGGCGGCGGACACGATCTCGTCCACCGTCGAGGAGGGCGCAGAGGTCGAGCGCCGGGTCCGGGGCGGCGAGCTGCCGCCTTCCGCAAAGAAGGGCGACGAGGTCGGACAGCTAGAGGCGATAGTAGACGGCGAAAGCGTCGGCACTACCGCCCTTATTGCCTCGAAGGGTTACGACGAGGCCTCCTTCTGGCAGAAGACCACGGGCCGGGTGACGGGCTGGGTCGGCGGCCTCTTCGGCTAG